The genomic interval GGCAGATGAGCGACGAGGACTACCGGTTCACTCTCCGCAATGAGCTCGACCTCGTCTGGCTCGCGTCACAGGTCGCGTGGGCCCACCTCGCGGCGACCGGCGGAGCGATCGTCAATATCGGCTCGGGCGCCGGGATCCAGGGCGTGCGTTCCCTGCCGCAGGCGGCGCACGCAGCGGCGAAGGGTGCCGTGATCGCCCTGACGCGACAGCTCGCTGCCGAGGGCGTGGCTGTCGGAGTGCGGATCAATTGCGTGAGTCCCGGAGTCATGGCGACACCCCCGGTCCTCGCGATGCTCGAGGAGCTCGGCGACCGCGCACCGGTCACGCCGGTGATCGAGCGCACGATCGACGGCCGACCGGGCGACCCGCTGGCCGTGGCGTACGCCGGTCTCTATCTGGCCTCCGACGAGGCGAAATGGGTGACCGGCGTGAACCTGAACGTCGACGGTGGCGCCAGCTCGATGATGTAGTCGCCGCACCTCTTGTTCGATACGGTGCGTAGCGCATATTTAGAATGCGAAGTAACCCAAAGGAGGGTTCGTCCATGAAGACCGAAACCAGTGCGAGTGCGGTACTCGGATCGCCCCTGCGAATCAACTCGCTGGAGATCAAAAACCGCATCGTCCTCGGCCCGATGGCGGTCCTGCGACCGACCGACGACGGACGACCGAGCAACCAGTCCATCGCGTTCCTCCGACGACGCGCCGAGGGGGGCGTCGGCCTGGTGTTCGTCGGTGGAGCGGTGGCGAGCGAGCGCGCATGGAACGAGTCGCCCTTCTTCCCGAACATCCGATTCGACAAGGACGAATTCGTTCCCGACCTCGCTCGCATGGTCGTCGCGGTGCAGGAAGAGGGTGCGGCGATCTTCGCACAGCTCTTCCCGAGCTTCGGCCGAATGGGCGTGCCGCGAAACGGAGCCCATCCCATCGCGGCGAGCGCGAAGCCCGTGGTGATGGGGGCGACGGGCTTTCCCGACCACGTGTACGTGCCAGGCGGCCGCGTCACCCCGCCGCCGGACGCAGCGACAGCGGCAGATATCAAGGCGGTCGAAGCCGACGTGGTCTCCGCCGCGCGCCGCGCGAAGGCAGCCGGCTTCGACGGCGTCGAGATCGGCGCGCACATGTGCTACTTCTACTCGTCGTTCCTCTCGCCCCTCGCCAACCAGCGCACCGATGAGTACGGCGGAAGCGCTGAGAACCGCGCACGCGCCCTCCGCGATGCTGTCGCGGCCGTACGCGCCGAGGTCGGCCCCGACTACCCGGTCGGCATCCGCATGAGCGTCAACGACCACCTCCCCAGCGGGCAGGGCGCCGACGGGTTCGCCGAGGTCGCCCGACACATCGTCACGGCAGGTGTGGATTTCATCTCGCTCACCGAGGGCAATTACGAATCGATGGGCCAGAACGTGCCGTCGCAGTCCGGCAACATGCTGGCGCACGGCGAGCCGCAGGCGTTCCGGGCCGCGGTGGGCGGCATCCCGCTCTTCCTGTCCAGCACGCCCGATCCTCAGCAGGCGGCGGACGCGATCACCGCCGGCCACGCCGACGCCACAATGCTGGCCCGGCAACTACTGGCAGATCCCGATTACGCGAAGAAGGTCATCGGAGGGCGCGAGGCCGAGATCGTCTGGTGCGATCACGCGAACTCCTGCCTGCGACGCCTGATGACGAATATCCCGGTGGCGTGCCACAAGAACCCCGAGATGGGCCACGAAGACCCCGAGGCGAAACGGGCCACTCCGCTCCAGAACATGTTCGTCTGGGCCGCGGGCAACGCATTCTTGATGGCGATCGCCGACAAGGCGGCCAAGGCGGCCCCGAAGCCGAAGCATTAGGAGGTCCCGTCATGGCGGATGCAGGCTACAAGCTCGTCATCCTCGTGAAGTCTGGCGGCGATCTCTCTCCCGCTGCGTTCACCGACGCGTGGGCGCAGCTCGAACGCGAATACCCTGCCTCGTCGGCGGGGATGCTGCGCTACGCGTTCGACGCACCTCTTGCAGGAGCCTCGCCCATCGCGAACGCACCTACCGCTCCGTTCGATGCTGCCGTGGAGACCTGGTGGGACAAGAAGAACAGCGCGGCCGACTGGGTCGTCTCGCCGATGTTCGACGCCTGGCTTCAGCGCAGGCGCGAGCTCCTGGCTGCACGCCCGACCGGAATCGGCGGCATCCCGCAAGTCATCTGGCAGAGCGACCAGCCGATCCCCGCGAGCGCGGTCAAGGTCCTGATCCTGCCGGTGGCGGCGCGCCGCTTGCGATTCCAGGAGTTCGCCGAACACTGGACCGGCGAGCATTCGCGGCTGGCCCTCGGGGGCCCGCACACGAAAGAGCGGCTACTGCGTCTCGAAGACACTCCGGCCCCGGCATCCGCGACCTCTCGCCTCGCGCGCGGGCTCTACGACGGGGTGGGCGCGATCACTTTCGCCTCGCTCGACGCCCTCAGCGCCGAGTTCGGAAGCGATTACTACCGCTCGACACTTGCACCCGATGAGCTGCGGTTCACGAACCCGGCGGCATCAGCCGCGCTGCTCACCCGCGAGATCTCGCTGGCCTGATCCGCGCCCTTCTGAGCAGGGCTCGCTGGCCGTGGTTCGGTCTTCTCAGAACCGGTCCCGCACGTGGCGCTCGCGGCCGTACAGTGCGACGACGGCCAGGATGATGATGCCGTAGACGATCCTGCCCTGCGCCTCGGAGAGCCCACGGCT from Microbacterium aurum carries:
- a CDS encoding oxidoreductase codes for the protein MKTETSASAVLGSPLRINSLEIKNRIVLGPMAVLRPTDDGRPSNQSIAFLRRRAEGGVGLVFVGGAVASERAWNESPFFPNIRFDKDEFVPDLARMVVAVQEEGAAIFAQLFPSFGRMGVPRNGAHPIAASAKPVVMGATGFPDHVYVPGGRVTPPPDAATAADIKAVEADVVSAARRAKAAGFDGVEIGAHMCYFYSSFLSPLANQRTDEYGGSAENRARALRDAVAAVRAEVGPDYPVGIRMSVNDHLPSGQGADGFAEVARHIVTAGVDFISLTEGNYESMGQNVPSQSGNMLAHGEPQAFRAAVGGIPLFLSSTPDPQQAADAITAGHADATMLARQLLADPDYAKKVIGGREAEIVWCDHANSCLRRLMTNIPVACHKNPEMGHEDPEAKRATPLQNMFVWAAGNAFLMAIADKAAKAAPKPKH
- a CDS encoding SDR family NAD(P)-dependent oxidoreductase, with the translated sequence MTAQRHDEVSGVHVMAEGRLEGKVVLLTGIGGGMGRVTARLFAAEGAVVVGCDLDAASAAETARMVEAEGNAIDWTAPVDLGSRPAIEHWIGDAVQRHGRIDVLYNNASLPRFAPFGQMSDEDYRFTLRNELDLVWLASQVAWAHLAATGGAIVNIGSGAGIQGVRSLPQAAHAAAKGAVIALTRQLAAEGVAVGVRINCVSPGVMATPPVLAMLEELGDRAPVTPVIERTIDGRPGDPLAVAYAGLYLASDEAKWVTGVNLNVDGGASSMM
- a CDS encoding EthD domain-containing protein; the protein is MADAGYKLVILVKSGGDLSPAAFTDAWAQLEREYPASSAGMLRYAFDAPLAGASPIANAPTAPFDAAVETWWDKKNSAADWVVSPMFDAWLQRRRELLAARPTGIGGIPQVIWQSDQPIPASAVKVLILPVAARRLRFQEFAEHWTGEHSRLALGGPHTKERLLRLEDTPAPASATSRLARGLYDGVGAITFASLDALSAEFGSDYYRSTLAPDELRFTNPAASAALLTREISLA